The genome window aggagaaagaaagaaagctgggaTCGAACACAGTCAGGCAAAGATCACCTTGTGCTCAGGTTTAGAGTGtggcagagagaggcaagtgaGCTCCCTTTTCCCAATTACCAATCTCCACGAAACGCTCCACCCGGCAGGTCATGGTGAACTCTTTTCGGTGAGCAGGCCCGGACTCCTGGGTCACCATGTACTCTGGCAAGCGCCAACCTTTTTGCACCACCAGCTCCTTGAAAGGAAGGCACAGGGAGCCCGGGGCTGAGTGAGGAGAGGCTGGGTAGCCCGGTGGCCTTCTACCCAGGAGCCTCAGCCGTTGGGTGAGATGACCACCCCCTGCAAGTACACACACACTGCCTCACAGCCCTGGTTCCCAGAAGACAGCGCTCGGAAAAGAAGATTAGGCACACCTGCAGAGCACCGACAGGGTTGCACTCAGACTGCGGAGGAGAGGCAGGGGGCTGCATCTCCATGGGGGGGCTCCTGAAGGGAAAAAAGGCCCAGGCCAGTGTGAGGAAAGGGTTCCTCCTCAGCTGCTCATGGATCAAGCGCCAACCACCGCCATCTCCATGCTCCTCCCTCCCTAACCCCCTTCAATGGAGGCCCTGCTGGCTCCGAGGAAGATGTGGAATTCTGTCCGCAGTCTCCCAATTACAGGTTTAGGGGCCATACAGCCAGTCCCGGAAGTACCTTCTGGGGCTCAAACAAGGGATGTGCTGTGGAGCCTGAAAGATGTTTAAACAAACTAACACCCTTCACACAGCTACATAACCATCTTAAATCACCTCCTGTATCACGCTTACCAACCAGCTAGTGCAAATGTTTCAATTATTCCACAGCTGACTCTTAGCTTCCACATCCGGACCTGCCTGGGTCCAAGGGCTGTGAGGCTAAGAGCCAGGATGTCAGGGGGCCCAAGGTACCTGGTCAGCTCGGCAGATGGAGCAGGAGCCGCAGCTTCTGCAGCAGCGTCGGGAGCGTCCTCAGGCAGTGAGGAGTCtaggagagaaaaagaacttcCCGAGGGGAAGGGGGCCTTGGACACACCCATGTAGTGTAAGGTCCTCCCCAGCTCTTCCCCGACGCACACTCTGAGCCTCAGCAACAGCTCTCCTTCTGGGGTCCTCTGCTGACCCACACTGGCCCACAAGTACCAAGGTTGGGCTGGGGGCCTCTCTTCCTACCCAACAAGGTCCAAGCTGAGTGTGGGAGACGGAAAGCCATCCCGCTAGAAAGACGGGGCATGCCGGGCCCAActtctcagcctcagcctccaccCCCATGCCCTACCCCAGGCCATTGTGAGCAGGGCTGGCCATTACTCTGGGGTACCCTAGGGACACCCTGTTCAGCTTTGGAAGAAACTCAGGAAGGTGCCAGGTGAGGGTGGCGACGAATCACCAGACCAGGCTCAGGGAGAGAAGTAGGCAGTGTGGAAGCCTGGGTTCTCAGCAAGGCTTCTAGTGTGCCCTGGCTGTGCCTCCCTCACCTGCTGTCCTCCAAGGCTGGTTCCAGCATGCTCCCCCCTTTGAGGTGTTTGAGGGCCACCTCAGCTGCCTTGTGCTTGGCTGCCTTCTTGCTGGGGCCCTGACCTAAGAAAAGGGGTGTGGGCAATACTGGAGGTCACTGGCAGGACAGAAGAGAAACCAGCCCCCACAGCCATTCTCCTTAAGGCCAGAGGGAGCGTGCAGCCCTCTGATCAACCTCCCCCGCCAGAACTGGGAAGGTTCTGCTGATGGTTGGGATGGCCTTTGTCCTacttagctttaactgtcaacttggcacaaccCAGGGCCATCTGAAAGGAGAGCCTTCACTCAGGAACTGCCCAGATGAGACTGTGGGCATGTCTTCGGAGACCGTCTGACTGCTAAGTGATTAGAAACGCCCAGCCAACTACTGTGGCCCATCCCTAGGCCGGTGGTCCTGAACTACGTGAGAAACCTAGCAAGGGGCAAGTCTGCCGCTGGGCAtgtgccttcagtcccagcaggCAAGCACagctccgtgagttcaaggccagcctggtgacaAAGCCAGGGCGGCCAAGGCTAcacgagaaaccctgtctcaaaaaacaaaaacaaaggaagaaaggtaAATCTGCCAACCAGCTGGAACACTGCTTCTGTGGCAGGGAAGTGCGCTCCTTGGTCAGAGGCAGTGACACTGAGCTCTTTGCTCTTGGCTATGGGTGTTTTCTACCTTAGCGTCCCCTGATGACGAGTGTATCCTGGAACTGCAAACCAATCAACCCTTCCctcccctaagctgcttttggttaAGCAATTTCATCAAGGCAACAGAAACAGGCCTAGAACAGCTCTTATCTTTCAATTAGCTCCCATAATTACGTCAAACCAGACAGGACTTCTGAGTGCCAAAGTGATGCATATGTGTGGAGGGGGTGTCCGTCTGTCGTCCTTCTTTTCCCTCAATAAATGGGCAATGGTGACATGAGCCAGCCGCTTAACTTCTGATACTAACTTACTCCTGTTCGGTGTGAGACCTGAGGGCCAGCAGTGTCCCCTTCTCCCAAATACCCAAGAGGAGTTCAGCATCTCATTTACTTCTCCCCTGGGGTGATAACGAGCAGAGCCCTGTACATTGCCTGTTTTGGCCAGTGCGTTGCTTAGGGCTGCCTTCCGTGGCCGTTCCAATCCAGAAGGTGGCCTGCCCCCCTCtgaaacccctccctccctccccagccttAAAGGAGAGGACTGTAAAACCAGCCCACGCTCTTAAGCCAGGGGCCCTGTGAATGCGCACCCCAGCCAGGCTGCCCAAGCCTTCCTCACCAGTGCAGCTGGTGTCGCCAACGGTGACCCGGAAGGTGAAATTGGGCTGATGGGCTTGGCCCTCGGCCTTGAGAAGGTCGTACACCGGCGTCTTTCCTATTCTGGTCCCATACTCCTGAAGAAGGCTGATCGGGGTCTTGCCCGGGTTGGCGGCCAGCATTTGCTCTATGCTGGGAAGGGGCACAGACCAACATCACCAAACCTCTCCTTTCGGCACCCACCTGGCCAGGCACTGCCACATTAGACCTGGCCAGGTCCCAGGTCCCAGGCAGTGGAGCATCCACTGACTGGGTTAACAGTTAAGGTGCAGGAGGGAAAGCAAAGTCCCAAAGCAAGTGGAGAATGTACTGTTTTCAGTTAAGGCGCAGGATCCCGTGACGTAGAGCTGGTTGGATGTGCATTTCCCCCGGCACGAGGCAATTCGGGAATCCAGTACCCACCAACTACACTGAACATCGGGGCACAGAGCCCACAGCTCCAGTGCAGCCTGGGAATCAAGCCAATCCCAAACCAGACCTGGAGGCGGTGACCACCGCCCCAGTGCATGCCGGGAACCTCTGCCCACTGCCCCAGTGCTTGCCGGGAACAACCCTCAGGCCAGGTGCATGCTGGGGCCGCGCCACTACCCCGCCGCACCGCCTCACGCTCATCGGCCTGCAGGGACCGCGGCGAGGCAGCTCACCTGGGCAGCCCGCAGCCTGTGGTGGTGTCGGAGCCCTGCTCCTCTTCACTCATTCCCTCCTCCGTCCCCGCGGGCGCCACCGTGACCGCAGCCGCCGCGCGCCCCAGCACACGGCCGACGAGCTAGGGCCGGGGCCGAGCCCGGAGTCGCGGCCGGTAGGGCCCGCCGCGGGGCATGCCGGGATCTGCAGTCCCCCGCCCACCCGGCTCCCGGCGTCGTCTCCGGGCGCCGGGCTGCCCGCCCCACAACCCCCCGCGAGGCCGGCCCGGGCGGTCGCGCCGCCCTCTGGGAGGAGCGGGGCCTCGGCGGAAGCCTCGCGGCTTCTGGCTCACCCGCCTCCTTCGCCGCGCGCCGCCCCCGCCCGGGCCCACGCCGTGAGCGTGCGTCCTCGCCGGGAGGGCGGCCGGGGCGGGGCGGCCGCACCCCGGGAGAACTACAGCCCCCAGGCGCCCTGCGTCCTCCCGGCAGGCCGCGGGCGCCCATTGGCCGAGCGCGACTTCCTGCGGGCGCCTCACATTGGTCGCGGGCTCCGAGGGCGGGGACGGAGAGACGGGAGCCCCGTTCCCGAGGAGGCTCGCGATTGGCCTGCTGGCGTGCTTGCTCCGCCGCGTGGGCCTCCCCGGTGCGCCCGCACCCCGGAGCGCGCGTGCTGTGCCAAGTCCCAGTCCCTCTCACGCTGCCTCCCCAGGCCCCCGCGTAACCCCCGGGGCTCCCCGGGGCTCTGAGTCGGAGACCCGGCGCTTCCCGGGGCTTGTGCCCCGCCCCTCTCCGTGGCCTCCGTGCGGCCCCCGGGAGCCTCCGTTTAGCTGCCCGAATCGTTAGGCGGCCCTTCGCTGTGCTCGTCAGCCTCCGCCCAGAGAGCACGAGAGTACCCGCGGGCTAAAATGCGGGAGCCCAGGGCCGAAGCAGTACTTTCGGGTCCCCAGAGCCTAGATGCCGCCAAGTGAAAGGTGTAGGGGAACCCTTGTGACCTTGGAGAGAGATCCCACGAGAAACGTGCTTCAGGGTCCTGGGAGTGGGTCTAGGAGCAGAGGGCCCGTCAGGAAGGTGCAGGTAGAGGACTCTGGAGGGGCCACCCTGGAGCCCTAAAGTGGGAAGGGAGCTACGACGAGGTGGGTTCCAATTGGGTGAGACGAGCAGTGACAAGCGAAGGACAGCTGGCGGTGTCCGTGTGACAGGGGGCCGTCGCCAGACCGTGTGTCTTCTGTCTGAGGGGCTGCTCTCTCGGGGCGTAGGGAAGAGCCTAAGAGACGGGTCACGAGGGGTTCCTACGGAATCCGCATGAGGCCCGAAGCGGGACTGCCGTAGGACATCTCCAGGAGGGAGGCGCAGAGCCTCGGCGGGCCCGGAACGAGCCTGGAGCGCGCCGGATGGCAGCCGCGGGCTCCTTTAAGAGGCCGGCGGCTCCTGTGCAGCATCCCCCGCTCAGGGCGTGTCCGTCCCGGGGGGCCAGGGGCGGGGGCCTCGGAAGGAGCGGGAGTTCAAGTCGAGAGGGGACAGGGCTTAGAGTAGGGGGTGGGCGCCGACAGCTGGGGCCGACGCCCGTGCACCTGAGCCTCACGCGAGCATCGCCGGTGACAGCGCCCCGGGTCCGGTGGAGGGCAacgggggggaggagggaaggaggaggaggcgggAGCAGCATCCGGAGCGGAGCTGCAGCAGCGCCGCCTTTTGTGCTGCGGCCGCGGAGCCCCCGAGGTGAGAGCCTGGGCgagttgtgggggtggggggcaggaagGGGTTCGGGTCTTGGGATCCTGGCGTGGAGGGAGGGTCGGGATACAGTCGCGGCCTGGTGAGGGAGGAGGTGACTCGAGGATGCTGAGGCCGTGGGTTGGAGGAGCTGGAGACCTGGACCCGACGCCTGGAGATAGAAGCAGGGATGCTGAAGGATGCGGCGGCCCAGCTTGGAGACCAGGAGCCTCCAGAGCTGTGGTGGATTACGTGGGGATGAGGGTGGCCAGGGGAAGACTGAAAGGACAGCGGGCAAGAGCACGTCCTCCTTTCTCCTCAAGAccgagagaggagggagagttgTGGCCTCCCTCCAGGGAAGGGATGGAAGGGCAAGGCCTAATGTAGCCaccatccccctcccccacacctgcACCTAATAGGCTCCACCTGAAAATTAGGCGGCACCTACTCCTGCATGCCCCGCCggggtccttctccccttccatctgtaaTGCCTCTAATCCCCAGCTGTGGCATTTCCTACGGTCCAGCTGTTGCGCCCCTCCCCcatttgtgtgtggctttctctctctcctgcctgctcCCTCCTGCTTTCCCTAACCCATCTCCCAGGTCAGGCGATTCAAAGacccctccttttttcccccacATTCTAACCAAACTCCTTAGCTTACGATGTTGATAGCCAAGGCTTGGGCGGAGGGTGGGAAGAGAAGACGGTGGGCTCTATAAACAGTAGTAGAAATGAAGGGAGGGCCTTGCAGCTCTCTTGTCTGCTGCCTCTTTGGCCTTCACACACGCCAGGCCCCTTGAAGCACAATGGGTGCCTCAACTTAATCCTTCTTCCAGTTCTCCGGGCTGCCTCCGTGGTTCCGGGTGCTCCGGTTTTCAGCCAGAGGCTCATCCCGAGCTCCCAACAGCAAGGAGGGTTTAGGAAGGAAGGAGACCAGACCAAGAGCCCTGCCACCTCGTGTGTCACACTTGAGGAGGGAAAGGTCTCGGGGCCTCAAGCTGGCGCCAACCAACTGTTGACTTCCAGGAAGAccccaaggctgcacagagacaggtggaaggtGTGGCTCAGGGTCCCTAGGTTTCCTCACAGCAAGAGCCCTGGAAAAGGCAGTtactgctgggggtggggagtaacGACAAGGTGAGAGGACCCAgagcctgcctgtctgcctctctgctgcccaTGCCTAGGGAGTAAGAGCATGGAGGAGGCGGCTTCTCTGGGAACCTGATGAGAGGGTGTGAGCAGAGGACATGGTAGCTGCAGGAGAGTTTGTCCACCTGGCCCAGAAAGCCTGGTCATGTGTGCACTCCGGGGAATAGGGCATTCCAAGGAAGAGCCCTGATCATTAGTTTTGTCTGTTTACTTATGTTATTAGGAATTGACCCCGAGGCCTTACACATTCTGGTCAAGCTCTCTACCACCAAatatcaactttaaaaaaaaaaaattctattttgagACTCAGTGCCACTAAGTTGCCCAACAGGGCTTGaactttcaatcctcctgcctacTAAATAGCCGAGCCTTTGAGGACCATGCTAGCGGGGCGGGCAGGTTGCAGCTGTCTCTCTGCTCGtttctctacctctctttcttcctgtgtcCTCAGTTTGATATTACCTCTTGTTTTGAGGGGTTAAAGAAAGGAAGAGTCGAGTGTGATGGCTGCTGCAAGGTTTTCATCTCAGCACAGTGGAGTCATTGGAGGCCAGTGCATCCCTGTGAGCTGCTCACGGCCAGCCTGTCTATGTAGCAAgcttcagggcagccaaggctccaGGAGTCTGCCCTGGGTTTGCTCCTGAGCACTTCATAAAGCCCGCTGAGGCTTCCCTCCTTCCAAcactggggaagtggaggcagaggaTCAGTTCATGGACCATGAACGAATCTAACTACCTAGcgagttcaagtccagtctggGTGACATAGGACCATGTTTCCCAAAAACAAGTTGTTTCTATGTACTTTGTGTGAAACAACATGACTGCTGTTCATAGAGCACGCCCTGTGTGCCGGGTGCGGGCCAAGAACTTCTTTTGGTTACTTCAGCACTGCCTGTCTCGTAGCTAAGTCAGCATCTCTTGCTTTAGGGAGGACAGAAGTGAAGTAAGTTAGGTGTTCAAGGCCAGTTAGCCAGTGTCGGCGCCAACTTCAGTGACCAGTGAGCTAAATATCAGCATGCAAGGAGGGCCGGGGGCTGCGGCTGCACAGCAGACAGCATGTCTTACGAGGCTGGCAGGGCTCTAcaactagcctggtctacacagcaaggccCAGGCTAGCCAGGGGTGCACAGTGAGAGCCCAACTCTCTCAAAAGAGAAAAGGTGGGCCTGTGGCTAGAGGTAGGACTTGAAGCCAGGCGTGTCCCGCTGTTCTTACCCCCAGCACCAGGACTGACAGAGGCACCCTGTCCACAATTAGACGCAGAACAGCTTTGTTAGCGGATCTCACGCTGCAGCCAATCAGAAGCGACAGTTAGCGGATCTCACGCTGCAGCCAATCAGAAGCGACGGTGGCCCCTGCCGCCCCTTCGCCTAGGCCAGTCAGCGGCAGGAACAGATGGCTATTactcaaattttatttatttatttatttgcagttttaaaaaaatgtaaaagccaggtggtggaagcacaggcttttaatcccaacactagggaggcagaggcaggcagatttctgagttggaggctagcccaGTCCCTTGAGTTTTAGGACagtcaagtctacacagagaaaccctgccccatttataaaacaaaaaaagtaaaagcattttttgtataaaaaaaacacaaaattatactGAAATAATATAGACAAGCCAAAAGAAGAGAATTGATAAACTATATGTGGTGATGcttgcctgtaagcccagcaaatgggaggaagagacaggagttcAAGTCCTGTATGAGACCAATGTCCATAATCTTACCTGTTGCTTTTCTGAAAGcaagatctcactgtgtatctTAGGTTAGACCCAACACCCGCCTGCCTTGGTCTGAGTTTGCAGGCGCTTCCCAGCTCACGGGGATTCTTTCAGATCGCTTCTTCCAGGCCTGACGTACGGTGGGAGAGCTTGCGGTCCATGCCACACTGCTGCTCTCTGCTGCTGTGATCTTCTGGGCAAGGCTGAGAGCTAACCCCAGCCTTCAGAAGGGC of Meriones unguiculatus strain TT.TT164.6M chromosome 8, Bangor_MerUng_6.1, whole genome shotgun sequence contains these proteins:
- the Tarbp2 gene encoding RISC-loading complex subunit TARBP2 isoform X1; this encodes MSEEEQGSDTTTGCGLPSIEQMLAANPGKTPISLLQEYGTRIGKTPVYDLLKAEGQAHQPNFTFRVTVGDTSCTGQGPSKKAAKHKAAEVALKHLKGGSMLEPALEDSSSFSLLDSSLPEDAPDAAAEAAAPAPSAELTRSPPMEMQPPASPPQSECNPVGALQELVVQKGWRLPEYMVTQESGPAHRKEFTMTCRVERFVEIGSGTSKKLAKRNAAAKMLLRVHTVPLDARDGIDAEPEDDHFSIGVSSRLDGLRNRGPGCTWDSLRNSMGEKILSLRSCSIGSLGALGSACCSVLSELSEEQAFHVSYLDIEELSLSGLCQCLVELSTQPATVCHGSAVTREAARGEAARRALQYLRIMAGSK
- the Tarbp2 gene encoding RISC-loading complex subunit TARBP2 isoform X2; this translates as MLAANPGKTPISLLQEYGTRIGKTPVYDLLKAEGQAHQPNFTFRVTVGDTSCTGQGPSKKAAKHKAAEVALKHLKGGSMLEPALEDSSSFSLLDSSLPEDAPDAAAEAAAPAPSAELTRSPPMEMQPPASPPQSECNPVGALQELVVQKGWRLPEYMVTQESGPAHRKEFTMTCRVERFVEIGSGTSKKLAKRNAAAKMLLRVHTVPLDARDGIDAEPEDDHFSIGVSSRLDGLRNRGPGCTWDSLRNSMGEKILSLRSCSIGSLGALGSACCSVLSELSEEQAFHVSYLDIEELSLSGLCQCLVELSTQPATVCHGSAVTREAARGEAARRALQYLRIMAGSK